From the genome of Gemmatimonas phototrophica, one region includes:
- the nuoE gene encoding complex I 24 kDa subunit family protein, translated as MSHGPSASGGALVAAPPHGHHHDEPHEPVFVGEARTQLDTILSRYPTKQAALLPALWMLQDARGWVSDKGIEEIAALLAITPAYIKGVVSFYTMYHQHPVGRHFIQVCTTTPCNVCGAEDVVKSFLEHTGCGDLGLTSADGRFTVIEVECLGACGFATPVMINNDFIESVTPESVPRILAELK; from the coding sequence GTGAGCCATGGCCCGTCCGCCAGTGGAGGCGCCCTTGTGGCCGCCCCGCCGCATGGCCATCACCACGACGAACCGCATGAACCGGTTTTCGTGGGTGAGGCCCGCACGCAACTCGATACCATTCTTTCGCGCTATCCCACCAAACAGGCCGCCCTGTTGCCGGCGCTCTGGATGTTGCAGGATGCGCGCGGCTGGGTCAGCGACAAGGGGATCGAGGAGATTGCGGCGCTGCTCGCCATTACGCCGGCCTACATCAAGGGCGTGGTGAGTTTCTACACCATGTATCACCAGCACCCGGTCGGCCGGCACTTCATTCAGGTCTGCACGACGACCCCGTGCAACGTCTGTGGTGCGGAAGATGTGGTCAAGAGTTTTCTCGAGCATACCGGGTGCGGTGACCTCGGGCTCACCAGCGCCGATGGCCGGTTCACGGTCATCGAAGTGGAATGTCTGGGCGCCTGTGGCTTTGCCACGCCGGTCATGATCAACAACGATTTCATTGAATCCGTGACGCCCGAGTCGGTGCCACGCATTCTGGCGGAGTTGAAGTAA
- the nuoK gene encoding NADH-quinone oxidoreductase subunit NuoK, whose protein sequence is MITEALIVSAILFVIGVVGVLTRRNAIILFMCAELMLNAVNLSFVAFAKMHNVTGQVFVVMVMTIAAAEAAVGLAIIISIFRHFGTVDLSNLRTLRG, encoded by the coding sequence ATGATCACCGAAGCCCTTATCGTGTCGGCGATCCTGTTCGTGATCGGTGTCGTGGGGGTGCTCACCCGGCGCAACGCCATCATCCTGTTCATGTGCGCTGAACTGATGCTCAACGCCGTCAATCTGAGTTTTGTGGCGTTCGCCAAGATGCATAACGTGACGGGGCAGGTGTTCGTGGTCATGGTGATGACCATCGCGGCGGCCGAAGCGGCGGTGGGACTCGCCATCATCATTTCGATCTTCCGGCACTTTGGCACCGTGGATCTCTCCAACCTCCGGACGCTGCGCGGATGA
- the nuoL gene encoding NADH-quinone oxidoreductase subunit L, with protein sequence MIATLLPILILLPILGFVINGAIALMTKPADGSTVVTTARNPVVTILGPGVIIAAFALAVVLFMRVRVGIPGPVVVTLGQWMVAGTLAVDWSLQLDQLSMLMVLVITGVGSLIHLFSIGYMRDDAGYARYFAYLNLFVAFMLVLVLGGSYPVMFVGWEGVGLASYLLIGFWFTEKANADAGKKAFVVNRVGDFGFLVAMFLIWTTTQTLDFVGAHAALSTMAGSPVVLAIALFLFVGCVGKSAQLPLYIWLPDAMAGPTPVSALIHAATMVTAGVYLVARAAPVFSGAPEASLVVTLVGALTALYAATIALRQWDIKKVLAYSTVSQLGYMFVGVGAGAYTAGVFHLVTHAFFKALLFLGAGSVIHAMHHAYHHTHRHDDPQDLRNMGGLAKFMPATATAMTLATLAIAGIPPLSGFFSKDEILASVILRAQGSPLATASLFGIPGQSLLYMVYGMGVLTALLTAVYMTRMLLLTFYGENRTGESERAALHEAPAIMTVPVLVLALLTVAGGWLNLPALLPLGPVGALEHWLEPVTGASTKILGGTGHLSHNTEWMLVGIATGVAVVGIVISLVLYRKPMANKTDSPVDTSLLARAYGVDALVDTLIVRPVQLVASVVLDRGVDRGVDRGFSAGGSLLARTASLMGARLQDGDVGKYAWMLAAGALALIAALTLS encoded by the coding sequence ATGATCGCCACCTTGTTGCCGATCCTGATCCTGCTGCCGATCCTCGGCTTCGTGATCAACGGCGCCATCGCCCTGATGACCAAGCCCGCGGACGGTTCAACGGTCGTGACGACCGCGCGCAATCCGGTCGTGACCATCCTTGGCCCCGGGGTGATCATTGCGGCGTTTGCATTGGCCGTGGTGTTGTTCATGCGTGTTCGAGTGGGCATTCCTGGTCCGGTCGTGGTCACGCTCGGTCAGTGGATGGTGGCCGGCACGCTCGCCGTGGACTGGAGCCTGCAGCTGGATCAGCTCTCCATGTTGATGGTGCTGGTCATTACCGGTGTTGGCTCACTGATTCATCTGTTCTCCATTGGCTACATGCGCGATGACGCGGGATACGCGCGGTACTTTGCGTATCTCAACCTGTTTGTCGCATTCATGCTGGTGCTGGTGTTGGGGGGCAGTTACCCGGTCATGTTTGTTGGCTGGGAAGGCGTCGGGCTGGCGTCGTACCTGCTCATCGGCTTCTGGTTCACCGAAAAAGCCAACGCGGATGCGGGCAAAAAGGCGTTTGTGGTGAACCGCGTTGGTGACTTCGGTTTCCTCGTGGCCATGTTCCTCATCTGGACGACCACGCAAACGCTGGACTTCGTGGGAGCGCATGCCGCCTTGTCGACCATGGCCGGCTCGCCGGTGGTGCTGGCCATTGCGCTGTTCCTGTTCGTAGGCTGTGTGGGCAAGAGTGCCCAGCTGCCGTTGTACATCTGGTTGCCGGATGCCATGGCGGGCCCAACGCCCGTCTCGGCGCTCATTCACGCGGCCACCATGGTGACCGCCGGGGTGTATCTGGTTGCCCGTGCGGCCCCCGTGTTCTCCGGGGCTCCTGAAGCCTCGCTGGTCGTCACTTTGGTTGGCGCGCTGACGGCACTGTATGCCGCCACGATTGCCCTCCGACAGTGGGACATCAAGAAGGTGCTGGCCTATTCCACCGTGTCCCAGTTGGGGTACATGTTCGTAGGCGTCGGCGCGGGGGCGTATACGGCAGGCGTGTTCCATCTGGTCACCCACGCGTTCTTCAAGGCGCTACTCTTTCTCGGGGCTGGCTCAGTGATTCATGCCATGCACCACGCCTACCATCACACGCATCGCCACGACGACCCCCAGGACCTCCGCAATATGGGCGGACTGGCGAAGTTCATGCCCGCGACGGCGACGGCCATGACGTTGGCAACACTGGCGATCGCCGGGATTCCGCCGTTGTCCGGGTTCTTCTCGAAAGACGAAATCCTCGCGTCTGTCATCCTGAGGGCTCAGGGATCTCCGCTCGCTACGGCGTCGCTCTTTGGCATTCCTGGGCAGTCGCTGTTGTATATGGTCTACGGCATGGGGGTCCTGACGGCCCTTCTTACCGCGGTTTACATGACGCGGATGTTGCTGCTCACCTTCTACGGCGAGAATCGCACCGGCGAGTCCGAGCGTGCAGCGCTCCACGAGGCGCCCGCCATCATGACGGTCCCGGTGTTGGTACTCGCGCTCCTCACCGTGGCCGGCGGGTGGCTCAATCTTCCGGCGCTCCTCCCGCTCGGACCGGTCGGTGCCCTTGAGCATTGGCTGGAGCCGGTGACCGGGGCGAGTACCAAGATCCTGGGCGGCACGGGCCACCTCTCGCACAACACCGAGTGGATGCTGGTAGGGATTGCCACGGGAGTGGCCGTGGTGGGCATTGTGATTTCGCTGGTGCTTTACCGCAAACCGATGGCCAATAAGACGGACTCGCCGGTGGACACCAGTCTGCTGGCCCGGGCGTATGGTGTCGATGCCCTGGTCGACACCCTCATCGTTCGCCCGGTGCAACTGGTGGCCAGTGTGGTCCTTGATCGTGGGGTCGATCGTGGGGTTGATCGCGGCTTCAGCGCTGGCGGCTCACTGCTGGCCCGGACCGCGTCGCTCATGGGCGCACGACTGCAAGATGGGGACGTAGGCAAGTATGCCTGGATGCTGGCGGCAGGCGCGCTGGCACTCATTGCGGCGCTGACGCTGAGCTGA
- a CDS encoding NuoI/complex I 23 kDa subunit family protein, whose translation MAIGVKVMERPLERVSYVRATLKGMAVTLKHLVDPHKVTMEYPETKWDLSPRWRGTHRMLTTEDGKAKCVACGLCPTVCPANCIKLTPGEDEQGNRYPLVFEIDEFRCIFCGYCQEVCPEEAIHVGRHYENAEFDRASFVYDLERLMAQTHPVSELWDPADPKGE comes from the coding sequence ATGGCCATCGGCGTGAAGGTCATGGAACGTCCATTGGAGCGGGTGAGCTACGTGCGCGCCACGCTCAAGGGCATGGCCGTGACGCTCAAGCACCTCGTGGATCCGCACAAGGTGACGATGGAGTATCCGGAAACGAAATGGGATCTGTCGCCGCGCTGGCGGGGCACCCATCGCATGCTCACCACTGAAGACGGCAAGGCCAAGTGTGTGGCCTGTGGCCTCTGCCCGACGGTGTGCCCGGCCAATTGCATCAAGCTTACCCCTGGTGAGGACGAGCAGGGGAATCGCTATCCGCTGGTGTTCGAAATCGACGAGTTCCGCTGCATCTTCTGCGGCTACTGTCAGGAAGTGTGTCCGGAAGAGGCGATCCATGTTGGACGCCATTACGAGAACGCCGAGTTCGACCGGGCGTCCTTCGTGTACGATCTGGAGCGCCTCATGGCGCAGACGCACCCGGTCAGTGAATTGTGGGATCCTGCGGACCCGAAGGGCGAATGA
- a CDS encoding 2Fe-2S iron-sulfur cluster-binding protein, with amino-acid sequence MVSLTIEGRPVTVPDGMSILEAAKTAGVLVPHYCYHPGLPVAGVCRMCLVEVEKMPKLAPACATSVMEGQVVHVHSPKALEARKGVLEFLLINHPLDCPICDQAGECELQDYTFAEGRADSRYREPKRFNPVEDFGGDVLYVQNRCILCTRCVRFMSDVADEPVLNVSERGDRAFIGKAEGHDLTNPWAGNVIDLCPVGALLSKDFLNKARAWELDRAPTVCTGCSQGCNAVVETRDNVPVRLKPRPNDAVNQYYMCEVGRQSYREFARRDRADQPLVRINGTLTEVDWEDAVTAAVGALSGKRVVVLASPNLSNEALFLLERLVAQLNGQGVFRVARGETVPLPGVADLALREERAANAAGARLLGFAEVTTVGSALRHDDALLVVGDALDGVTPSELAALSSLVFVGTTIPTAVAERAVAVLPITNTVEEEGTFTNLRGRVQRFLQGRTAPGVARPSWFVLTDLLAATGGAAEFHLPADVFAAMVSTHQAFAGLDYESLGMHGLPVLASETATAGAAI; translated from the coding sequence ATGGTCTCACTCACCATTGAGGGGCGCCCGGTCACCGTACCAGATGGCATGTCCATTCTGGAAGCGGCCAAGACGGCGGGTGTGCTCGTGCCGCACTACTGCTACCACCCTGGGCTTCCGGTGGCCGGCGTGTGCCGCATGTGTCTGGTCGAGGTGGAGAAGATGCCCAAGCTGGCACCGGCGTGTGCCACTTCGGTCATGGAAGGGCAGGTGGTGCACGTGCATTCACCCAAAGCGCTGGAAGCGCGCAAGGGAGTGCTGGAGTTTCTGCTGATCAACCATCCCCTCGATTGTCCGATTTGCGATCAGGCGGGTGAGTGCGAGCTGCAGGACTATACCTTCGCGGAAGGGCGCGCGGATTCGCGGTATCGCGAACCGAAGCGCTTCAACCCGGTGGAGGATTTTGGTGGTGATGTGCTGTATGTGCAGAACCGCTGCATCCTGTGCACCCGTTGCGTTCGCTTCATGAGCGACGTGGCTGACGAGCCCGTGCTCAATGTGTCTGAGCGCGGTGATCGGGCGTTTATCGGCAAGGCGGAAGGGCATGATCTCACCAACCCATGGGCGGGGAACGTGATTGATCTGTGTCCCGTGGGGGCCTTGCTGAGTAAGGATTTCCTGAACAAGGCCCGTGCCTGGGAACTCGACCGGGCCCCCACCGTGTGCACCGGCTGCAGTCAGGGGTGCAACGCGGTGGTGGAAACGCGGGACAACGTGCCGGTCCGCCTGAAGCCGCGTCCCAACGACGCAGTGAACCAGTATTACATGTGCGAAGTCGGACGACAGTCCTACCGCGAATTCGCGCGTCGGGATCGTGCCGATCAGCCGTTGGTTCGCATCAACGGCACGTTGACGGAAGTCGATTGGGAAGACGCCGTGACCGCGGCCGTGGGCGCGTTGTCCGGGAAGCGTGTGGTCGTGCTGGCCTCGCCGAACCTGTCCAACGAGGCGTTGTTCCTGCTGGAGCGACTGGTCGCACAGTTGAATGGACAAGGTGTTTTCCGAGTCGCGCGCGGCGAGACGGTTCCGTTGCCTGGCGTAGCCGATCTCGCGCTGCGTGAAGAGCGTGCGGCCAACGCGGCCGGGGCGCGTCTGCTGGGCTTTGCCGAGGTGACCACGGTGGGCAGTGCCCTTCGGCATGATGATGCGTTGCTGGTAGTTGGGGATGCGCTCGATGGCGTCACTCCCAGCGAGTTGGCGGCGTTGTCTTCCCTCGTGTTTGTGGGAACGACCATTCCAACCGCTGTTGCCGAACGCGCGGTTGCGGTACTCCCCATCACGAATACGGTTGAGGAAGAGGGCACCTTTACCAATTTGCGTGGGCGTGTGCAGCGCTTCCTGCAGGGACGGACCGCGCCCGGTGTGGCGCGCCCATCCTGGTTTGTGCTGACCGATCTGCTGGCTGCGACCGGCGGTGCGGCGGAATTTCACCTGCCGGCAGATGTGTTTGCCGCGATGGTGTCCACGCATCAGGCGTTCGCGGGGCTCGACTACGAATCGCTGGGCATGCACGGGCTGCCGGTCCTTGCATCCGAGACTGCCACCGCTGGGGCGGCCATATGA
- the nuoF gene encoding NADH-quinone oxidoreductase subunit NuoF, translating to MGYPHPSHPRETPILSKYFGDAEARTLEGWRARGGYEALQKALFTDPQELQTIVKDSGLRGRGGAGFPTGMKWSFMKPDGKTHYLCCNADESEPGTFKDREIMRWTPHGLVEGVALAAHAIYAQTAYIYIRGEFTEPYARVTAAVEEAYAAGILGANAMGSGKQVDVHVHRGAGAYICGEETALMNSLEGRRGNPRIKPPFPAVAGLFGKPTTINNVETLTTVPYIIKNGAEWYKQFGRPDNPKSIGTKLFSVCGNITRPGNYEVALGFPFKDFLYDLCGGPLPGREIKAVIPGGSSVPILTREEAEGAIMDYEGMVAAGTMLGSGGAIVFDDRQCMVRQIARLTRFYAHESCAQCSQCREGTAWITRIMERIRDGEGTAEDLDTLVSIADGMSGKTICVLSDSCATPVMSGLKKFRHEFEAKIAANPAMVTVPGALRASAA from the coding sequence ATGGGGTATCCACATCCGTCTCATCCGCGCGAAACACCCATCCTGTCGAAGTACTTCGGCGATGCCGAGGCGCGCACCCTTGAAGGGTGGCGGGCGCGCGGCGGGTATGAGGCGTTGCAGAAAGCGTTGTTTACGGACCCGCAGGAACTGCAGACGATCGTGAAGGACTCCGGCCTACGTGGCCGTGGCGGTGCCGGATTTCCCACCGGCATGAAGTGGTCGTTCATGAAACCCGATGGCAAGACGCATTACCTCTGCTGCAACGCCGACGAGTCCGAGCCGGGGACGTTCAAGGATCGTGAGATCATGCGCTGGACGCCCCATGGATTGGTGGAAGGGGTGGCCCTGGCGGCCCACGCGATCTACGCGCAAACGGCGTACATCTACATTCGGGGCGAGTTCACCGAACCGTACGCGCGTGTCACCGCCGCGGTCGAAGAGGCGTATGCGGCCGGCATCCTCGGCGCCAACGCCATGGGGAGCGGCAAGCAGGTGGACGTCCATGTGCATCGGGGGGCGGGCGCGTACATCTGCGGCGAAGAAACCGCGCTCATGAATTCCCTTGAGGGACGGCGTGGCAATCCGCGCATCAAGCCGCCGTTCCCGGCGGTGGCAGGGCTCTTCGGAAAGCCCACCACCATCAACAACGTCGAAACCCTCACCACCGTCCCGTACATCATCAAGAACGGCGCGGAGTGGTACAAGCAGTTTGGACGCCCGGACAATCCCAAAAGCATCGGCACGAAGTTGTTCTCGGTGTGCGGCAATATCACGCGCCCTGGTAACTACGAAGTCGCGTTGGGCTTTCCGTTCAAGGATTTTCTGTACGACCTCTGCGGTGGGCCGTTGCCGGGCCGCGAGATTAAGGCCGTCATTCCCGGCGGGTCTTCGGTGCCCATTCTGACGCGGGAAGAGGCCGAAGGCGCCATCATGGACTATGAGGGGATGGTCGCCGCGGGAACGATGCTCGGCTCCGGCGGAGCGATCGTCTTTGATGATCGGCAGTGCATGGTCCGGCAGATCGCGCGGCTGACGCGCTTCTACGCGCACGAAAGCTGCGCCCAGTGCTCGCAGTGCCGCGAAGGCACGGCGTGGATTACGCGCATCATGGAGCGTATTCGCGACGGTGAAGGCACCGCGGAGGATCTCGACACGCTGGTGTCCATTGCCGATGGCATGAGTGGCAAGACGATCTGCGTTCTGAGCGACTCCTGCGCCACGCCGGTGATGTCGGGACTGAAGAAATTCCGCCACGAGTTCGAAGCGAAGATTGCGGCGAATCCGGCCATGGTGACTGTACCCGGGGCGCTGCGCGCCTCGGCCGCGTGA
- a CDS encoding NADH-quinone oxidoreductase subunit J — translation MNGFFEFQFYLFSLLAVASALLFVTRKNPVPAALWLVNVMFALAGLYVMLDAPFIGAIQVLVYAGAIMVVFVFVVMLLNLGHSEISDLRSLGSRLGAGLVGIALLANLLVAQRNRLPRVPSSPASDNVVEPVAASLFTDYLVAFELTSLVLLVAVIGAVLLAKKRVQA, via the coding sequence ATGAACGGATTCTTCGAGTTCCAGTTTTACCTGTTCTCGCTGCTCGCCGTGGCCTCTGCGTTGCTGTTTGTCACGCGGAAGAACCCGGTGCCGGCGGCGTTGTGGCTGGTAAACGTCATGTTCGCGTTGGCAGGCCTGTACGTCATGCTCGACGCCCCGTTCATCGGCGCGATTCAGGTGTTGGTCTATGCCGGCGCCATCATGGTGGTGTTCGTCTTCGTCGTCATGTTGCTCAACCTCGGGCACAGTGAAATCTCCGATCTTCGCAGCCTCGGCTCCCGATTGGGCGCCGGGTTGGTGGGCATAGCCTTGCTGGCCAATCTGTTGGTGGCGCAGCGCAACCGCCTGCCGCGCGTGCCGTCGTCTCCAGCGTCGGACAACGTTGTTGAGCCTGTGGCGGCATCGCTCTTTACGGACTATCTCGTGGCCTTTGAACTCACCAGCCTCGTCCTGTTGGTCGCCGTGATCGGAGCCGTCCTCCTCGCCAAGAAGCGGGTACAGGCATGA